GTGCGGGGTGGACGGCATGACGGCAACCGGACTCGGAATCAGCGGTACGGCGGATGCGGCGTGTCCACGGCGTACGACTTGAGCAGCGGGTGGCCCTCCCAGTCGTCGGCCAGCAGAATCCGGCGCAGATCGGGATGACCCTCGAAGTGAATCCCGAACATGTCGTAGCACTCGCGCTCCATCCAGTCGGCGCCACGATAGACCGGCGTCAGCGACGGGCACGTGGTGACGCCGGGACCCAGCCGGGCCTTCATGAGGATTCCGACGTTGGCGTCGAGGTTCGCCACCCAGGCCACGACCTCGAGGCCCTCGGCCTTCCAGTCCACGGCCGAGCAGAACG
The Candidatus Methylomirabilota bacterium genome window above contains:
- a CDS encoding NADH-quinone oxidoreductase subunit C, whose product is MTYDEARAGIAGFAGAEITLPGPPLTVVVPASAWADFARFARETLGCGFFSFCSAVDWKAEGLEVVAWVANLDANVGILMKARLGPGVTTCPSLTPVYRGADWMERECYDMFGIHFEGHPDLRRILLADDWEGHPLLKSYAVDTPHPPYR